GCTATCAAATATGCCCGATCCGTTTGGCCACATTGGCCATTTCAAGTGTAAGCAATCACTCAAAACGAGTTCATTTATCAGCCTGACCTCATGATGGGACCCTTATACATGTATGGTTAGCAAAACTTTCGTGTATACTGTCTAAGATTTGAACTTCATACCGGACTTAAGTCTCAAGCGGATAGGATTCAGAGGAGTCCATTCACGCGAACTACCAATTCCTAAAGATAAAAGAAATCTAGTGTCTCACATCATCTCCTCCTCTTTCACTGCATGTATTCTAGCATTTTCGCGGTCCTTCTTAAATATACAATACAATGGTGTGTAGCACAAACAACACAATCCAAATGGAATGGCCATCATTGAAAGAAGTCCTTTTGACAAGGCAAGAGCCTCTGCTGAAGATCCTTTGATGGGATCAACAGATTTGGAATTGTAGCCAAACATTCTCTCAGAAAGAATTCCAACCAAAGGAGCTGCAACAGAAGAGAATGAGCCTTCAAAAGCTCTATCAAATGCATAAATCATAGTCCTGTGTTTGACTGGTACTACCTCGGCAAACATAGGTCCATTTGCAGCCGTAGCGTTCCAGCTTATAGTTAGACCCATGAAAAAGAGCGTGATCGAAAAGGTAAGAAAACTAGTCACTGATTGAGGTATCACCCTAAGAAGAAACCATGAGAATGGAATTCCCATAAAAGCGCTGAATTGTGCGCACATGATACGACCTGAATACGGGTAGGTTTGTGACAGTTGATCAGCTATTGATCCTCCTATGAAGGACCCCATTGCACATCCAACAGCAAAAAGACTGAGAAGTGTTGCTGAAGTATTATTATCAAAACCTGCACCAAAGTTAAGTTCTTGTATTAATTAAAGATGCTGCTAGTGATCTTAGAATACAATTTTGCAAAGTTGCATTGGCATCTTAATGTACAGAACAAAAGTTTCATGCTCACCGATTAGTTCGAACCACATTGTGAAGAACACCATGGCAGTCCATGGTAGTGATCCAATAATTCCCTGTAACACaattatttgaaatgttttCACTTTGATCACAGATTTAGTGGCTGCCCAAGAGTACATCCAAGTTGATGTTACACTAACATTGCCATTATAAATAGTATCACCCCTGCTCACACACACAAAATCTGATTTACCAACAActacaaatcaaatatttatataaaccACTCAGTTATTTTTGAGTTAGTCATTTCGATTCAAACAACGACAGTTTGGAGGCATTTATTTAAGAGGTCAAAATGTACAAAAAGTATGCTAAATTTCGAATCTCGATTCCATAGAGTTAGGAGTATCCTACGTTCATGAAGTCAGCGGCTCGACATTGTCCAATCTTGCATGAAATGTGAGGCTTGATTGGATGGTGCTGAGCTACTGGTTTCACGAATATAGGAGACTCCTAATTGCAAGGAATCCATTTTCCTCAACATGGTGATGTATATTACAGATTGTTCTTCCTTACCTTTCTGAACTCTCACTAGCATCTTGAGTGGTAGAAATTCTTTTTTTTGGGTCATCTACATATAGTAAAACAAGGATTCCAATTAATGCACTCAAAGTTGCCATCATAACGAAGGCGCATCGCCATCCTTCAATTCCCCAATAATGCTGACCAGCCATGACTGTAGCCAGAACACCACCTCCTACGCCACCTACGTTACCGATAAGGCTTAGGAATCCAAATCCAGTTCCCCTCATTCCATCATTATAGCTATCAGCAATGAAAGACTGCAGTGCTGGAATCACAATCGCCAAACCAAATCCATTTATCGCTCTCCAGAATGCAACCTGCAGAAAATCGTGACAAGCACTAACAGCAGCAGTTGATAAAGCCCAGCAAAAAATTCCCGTAGAAAGAATTGTTGGCCTATCATAGTTAATAACGAGTATACCGGCTAGAGGAGATGAAAGTCCTTGAACAAAATTCCTTATGAATGTGAGGTAACCCAAATCAGAAGGTCCGGCATTGAATGCTTCGCTAACTTCTTTGTAGACAGATGGAAGAAGATTCTCGTCCGCACGCTCCATAATAGCGGCAAGGTTGATAAGAATAAGCGAAAGAGAGACTCCATAAATCTGTATTGTTGTTCTGTGGAAAATAAGATATCATGGTAAGTAGCTGCAATTCATTATATATGATGGAAGTCTATGACctcatttttcttaatatcACATAACTAAAGGctttttgatgaaattttcaaattaatacatatatatatatttttattttgggtcTATAATTAATGCATATATTTAACCCTTTGAAGTGTGATATATGTTAGATTATAAATTGTTCATGATGCTAATGATCAAGGTTGTTTGCATGCTATAACTAACTAAATACATCTCTAATACATTTCATGCCTTGTGTAACTGATGCTTCGTGAAAGAGTAATCAtacaaaaatagtttattagCAAATTTTTCATAACTCCAATTTCATGCCTGGGGAATTTCTATAGCTTTTCTATCAAGATTTCACATAATAAAGGAGGAAAAAGGCGAAAATATGCATTAAAAAGCCATTGGGAATTTCTTTAGTCTAAGAGTTACTTATGAGTATGTAAGTAGTGGCAAATTCTAGGGTGGATAGGTGGTCTACTGTGACCCAATGCTTAAAAATCACTCAAAACTCTAACGACGATAAACAATACTTTTCGAAACTATAAGGTAACGAATCTCTTCATATTTAGGGTTGAAATGGTGACCTGATTGGTTTTGGTTCGACGAGTTGACTTTTGAGGGACAATTTTGttttctcctatttttattgAACTAACATCGATATAGTCATTGTAAAGACCAAGACAACCATTAACTTAAACTTCCAAAGAATGTCTTCTATCGTAGTGAGAGTTTCAAGTGACTTTTTAAGCATTTGTGTACCATGAACTACATCCACCGTAGCATTCGCCTACCAAGTATTAGAAATAGGatatatattcaatataatcCATGAAGAATTCTTCTAAGTTCTAACTATATAACAGAACCAAATCAGTCTGAATTAGAATCATAAATTTGTTTCAGAATTAGTCAAAAGTAAAAAGGGTAATGTTAGTTTACAAAGGAGGCGATGCAGTTTAGAAAATCAAAAGAAGATTTATATAGTTCTGAAAGGGCTAATAAGTGTAATTTGTTGGGTAGAAATGAGTGTTGTGTACAATATTGAATTAAACATGTGACCGAATCAAATAAAAGTGAAAAGACAAAAATCGTAGATCACCGAacccaaagaaagaaaaacgtATGTTTTGAAAAAGAGGGGAGAGAGAAATACTCACTTCATGGTTTGGGGAGAAGAATGCGTGGGATTGGAAAATGATGATTTGGACAAAGGAACATGTTTTGAGGTTCGAATGAGTCTCATAATGACAAACGAAAATCCAAACAAAGAGAAACTCAGACCAGCGTCCTTGGCGGATCTGATGTAATTAACTAACAACAATTATAACTAAACATACTAAATGAAAACGAAAATTTACGATGttcttgtttttatattttggtACGAGGATGTACTCCTTAATCTTTTTAGCAAAATTTTGCTCCGATTTATcgtttctaaaaatatttatagatttaaattatatatccaCACTGTAGTAAAATACATTATCAacgtttttatatttttttacacgGTCGTCAATTTCAGTTGTCAAATCTTTATAAATCGTTTAtcgtttatattttaataattataataccaTTAATCAGAATCAATCAGCCGATCACGTATATGGTCGAGATGAAATCTAAATCGGTATTTTGAAGATATTTTCAGGTGAGGCTTTTTGAAactaattgtaatattttagaaaaattattatttaatttaaactttattttctagatattttgaaagtgaattcaattattaaattattgcaATCGAGTTActtgtataaaaaatttaaagactaTAAATCAAGactaaatgaaaaatatttaaatagtttCTTATTGAGCCCAAAATGAAATTGTTGATTGAATTgaaatctataaaatttaaaaagagacTAATATAATTGACATTTTAGCTactaacaaacaaaataaatacattttgaaaaaaaaaatgatttatttccctaattttaaaattgaataaaaaataacattttaaaggTTCAAAATCACCAATTTTAAGCTAAATATCACCAATTTTgggtaaaaattatttactgaGACCAACTGTCAAGGAATATAATAATTGAGTTATAAAAAATTTGCTTCTAAAATAGGagattatttttgtaaatataataaaatagtatatcAGAAgtgcaattaattttataatagtaGATCAGCTCAGAATTGCATTTAACACTATTtgataataaaatgtaatatcTAACTTAATATGCTGACCAACACTTTTGCAATTTGAGCATTTTGGAAAGGAGTGAAAAATTTAATCACTCACATTTTTCTttctcctctttttttttttcatctgggtaatagaaaataaatgatttaaaactattttttgttatcaGAAATCAACTCATCAgcatcatttttcttttattcttttacTTAAATAAgctattttcaaataaatttatattttgtatttcttcgttatattctaaattaaatatgatgttgttttgttattttttgtttgagtgTGGAGTTTTGTTTGTCGATTTCATtgtgatgttttatttttctgtttcattgcagtatttattttatttaaattgacaGATTAacttaaatcaaaataaaaaatattcaatcaataacttatgttgacacctaattttatctgaaaatattaaaaatattactaaaataataaaagtaaaaaatacaatatGCTGAACTTTTATTAtggttaaagaaaaaaatataatttttttattcatttaaaaaataaacgaaaCTAATCTAATAAAAtgagatttttgaaattaattaaataaatgaaattaaaatatttgtaataggAAGGTCAATCCCCTAAAgcaataataacatattttaaggaaatttataattaaaaaaaaaaaagcaatctTATTAATTGGCTTTAATTGGAAATAATGGCAAATACATTTAAGTAAGGTGTACACCGCTACTTGACCCGTGTGTCTCACGCCGTTCGTCGCAATTCCCCTTCTTTCGCCGTCGTGGCAGTGAATTAgtcttatatttttatgtgtCGCCGCCACCGCACGTGGTCCCTATTGGTTTACATTTCCCATTTTTAATGCTTGTTGTAATCCGCAAAGTGAGTTAGAGATGGTGGGTCATTGGTTGATCTATTAGAGTTAAAACCCTAATCTATTCAGTTTAGTAATTGATCTTACCTTCCTATTTATATAATGTAAAACCCtaagataaataattcaataaataataagatttatataattaattatatgataaCCGTTATAATATAGAGTGTTAATACGTTTTCAGTTCGCAATTGACGTTTGAATTCTAATTTTTGGTTCCATatcaatattttagattttatttaatttttcattcaataaaataaattgacgGCGATTTCTTTTTTGCATACAATCCATACGCGACAACTTCACATTTATCAACGTTGCATGTCTGGAGCAATGAATATTCTAATcactttaattttgtcaaatttataaGTATTTTGCCGTTATATACTAATAACTTGGATGTTGTCATTTTGTTCGCAAATtcatcatttataattttatcgaAGCTatatttgtgttattttttattgatgtattattttactatgaatgaatgaatattgtTTTTAAGTAAAGGAAAAAACATTTATGCAATTTGGTTAGGGTGGATAACAGGTTTATGTATTATAACTATATTTACACGATATGCACATGTCAGAAATGTTAGAGACAAAATctcttaataatattttaaagataataaattttgataattaatggtaaaaatattttaattcatatcATTATCTAGCtaatttgtgtttttgagtaaTTCGTAAGCTAGATTATAGTTAATAAAACAAGTGTTAATCAAATAGCAAAACCATTGTCTCTCTATCTCATATCAAAATTATCATCAATATATTTGCAACAAATGATGTCTTGCATTAAAAGTATTAGCAAACATTTTATGaatcaatgataaaaaaataatgttataaatgCAAAAGGAGTAAAATTTCATGAAAAGATTAGTCAACTTATCAAGAAAAATGGTGTCTTAATCATTTCTTACTATTCAAAAACTGAAGGTCTACCTTCAAACACTCTTAAGTTCGTTATTAGATTTGATGATTAATCTTTATAAGTGTGTTTTTATTCAAACCAATCTCATTCATCTAAAGGTTTGTAACTAGATCCCAAAATAAACTTGTAAACATTCTCATCTCAACCTACAAgtgtaaaaataaattgtgaATGACTATAACTGGTGTATAACCAACAATGACTTATAACGTAGAGAAATTAAGTTGAGGTAAGGAGATAACATATtgtaaaaaagtttaaaatggGAGAAGTGTAAGGTACAAAAGGTGATTTGTTTTTCAAGTATTTTAGTGAAAAAATTCACTAAGTCTAAGGACTGAACGTAGTTTTAGTTGAGTGAATCATGATATTTCTTATGTGTGATTATCTTCTTTAACTTTTTAGcttatatattttaagtttatatcacatatatatagtattaatttttttattgcacTAACACTTCAGAACATTATAAACTCAATCTGCTGTAAGTTTTCACCTTGAGAATCATTTATCTTAAgtacaaatgaattttttttataagatcaCAATTTAAACCCTCATTTCTTGCTACTATTATTTCCACTTCAAGAAAGTGGTCATCTACTATTCATCCCGttgaataaaaatgatatatgtGCTCTCTATATTTAACGAATATTCACCAAATAGATATTAATGGATATAATATTTTCTATGCCATATATAGAATCGATATATGAGTATTTTGCTAATTATATTTTCGATGTCTCATTTTAGATGTctcatttatcattttttatttgtttcaaattatttattattttacaatgtcaatacaacattaattacttttatttatttattaatatatcattttaatttatcaaatttctCAACTAACtacaatcaaataaaaatattagagtaaaaaaaattcaatttatcatTCTCTTACAAATCATGTATAACTCAAATTAGTTTTACTAGTTACTCCCTTCATCTCAAAATTAGTGtagtttttacaataaaaatttatctcaaaataattgtcatttataatttttaatacaacttaaattattatttttatactacCTTAAAATGATTACTATATATGTCacttccaaaatattattatatattgcataaataatatcaaaaaattaatcaataattaaaatagataatttaataacataacttatatttttatttttaattattacatttattaattattacaaaagaaTTTAAACAAACTAAATAACGTATCCTGTTCTTTGTCCAAGTCCAAGAAAGAACGTAACATGTTTATGATATTCGAAAACTTGACTGGAGAGTTGAGAAGGAGGCATAATAATAAGAGCATCTCATCTCGTGTGTATTTGTACTATCAAAAGAATAGTAATTGGCTCGCGGAGTCATGGGATTCATGTGCCCAGAAAGAAGGACCGCAATTTCGTGTTAAACCCGACACGTCAAACGTGGTCCCCCCACCACGTtgttcctttcctttctttattaTGGATTTATGTGTCGCACGTGTGAAGCCGATTGAAACATTGTTGTAGGGGCCCCACATACATCTCCTTCTTTGTTCGTATTTCCCTCACTCCAACTAACCATCACGTCACGTCAGACCTAACCTCAATTAACGGACAACGGGAGCCAGCTTGTTCCCAATTTCTCTCTTTCATTTCTATATATAAcattctttaattaaattacaataattaatagtaatataattcttttaataaatattattatttttatatatttattttttaagagaggtaattaatattttatttatattatttattactaatcatagaaaaaatataaattaattaagtatattaataaaaataatatataatataattgaaaatttaaaacaaatcgcataaaaacaaatttaatatcttaaaaGGGTTTTATGTATAAAGATAAATGTAGTgtcattaataatttatttatccctcaaaattaacatttttaatttacatAACTCAATGCCCCAtacttcatttaatttaatcaactCTAGTTGAAAAGAGAAACATTAAAATACTCTATTTTATCCGTTCAAATTGTAACACAttactattatattattaataaacatgtcacataataataaatagaggAAAGTTAATAAAATTTTGCAAGTTGTAAGTAGAGatcaataatcaaattttaaaaataaaaaactaaaaaaaaattaatcaagtTAAGATGATCAAAagtatatttaagtttaatctataaaatataaattcaatttgtttatataaataatataaaaaaattaaattaaatttatttatgccTCTAACTAATACTACTAATATGTCCTGATATCATTAGTTATAAAACTGtctttatatatacatatatattaaaaaatataaaaaataaatttaatgtatcaattttatgtgtaaatgttattaaaatattatttgtatagtatatttagtttaatttttttgggtttttaaaataaattaacagtattaataaaaaatatatttaaagtttaGAAGTTCTAGTTCAACTGACATGTCatttatagacaaaaaaaaatatgtttaagaaataaataataaacacacttaataatttcaaaatgtatttatatttaatgttaaaattatattttcaaatgataACTATAATTAAGGACAAATGATTAGTGTTGATAGTGCATAAGACTTGCCGGAgagaatgatattttttttatgaatttgaagAGAGGATAAtactatttttatctttaaatataagatGCTATGGACAAAATaactagaatttaaaaaaatgtcagttgcattaaatattatcatttttacatatttactcataaaaagaaaattaattaattaatattaaaattaagttaatattaataaacaaCTTCTATAgtaatatgaagaaaaaagattatataattaataattgagTTAGTTTCATATTAATCCATCCACATCAGCGGTCATATAttgtatattaaatattaactaAATCAATAGTACCATCGTATCATTTAAATATTAGCTACACAGTTTCATTAAAATcgtattatttaattatttgtgaattaatttaataatatcaaaatatatcaatttgtaAATGTAGCATAAAAGTCtccatattaatattatataattaatatttattgttgattATAGTAAaggatataaattaaataaataaataaaattattatatgattgaaaattaaactaaaaaattaataagggGCTTATATTTAAAGGgagataatatatattaatatgtattatcCAACCGTATGCATGAACCTTTGGCACGGTAGGGCCAAGTCAATGTTATCCTTAGCTCAAAAAGTGGTATTGCTATTGCATAGAGTTTTCAAATGTTTCATTTCACATGTGACACTATAATTTATACTACATAAAATCcaacaataatcaaaatataacattcattttcttctgtcaattttttatatacacGAGGAGTACATACAATGTCTTGCGATCGTGCACTTATGTCTATTCTAATATATGTTGAAGCCAATTGGCAATAATATGTAGATGCTAATATCTGTGTGGGTCCCATTTTGGGATGGTTCTGCTGTGCATCCCTATCTTCGTTTCATCACACAACGAAATTTGCATGTGGGCTGCAACTTACTTTGACCAGTGACCGGTCTAGTCTatcatcaatttttatatttttttattaccaaATTTTTGCTTCgttttctaataaataaataaaaagtgacTAGTGCCAGAAAAAACAATAGTTACATGATACCCAGACTCGCAAATCATAAGAAATCTCTGTCAGTTACTCCGTAAATTTTTCGATTCCTTCCATCAGTATATAATTTTTACCTGACACTCTTGTCTGGAACAGTTGCAATTGAGGTCACAGATTCATCTACActatacaattttataatttatttactttttaatatatctaaagttataatttaaaattgttgtaTACAACCACATTTATTATAGTAATATTGTGAATGAATTTTGACCCGTTAGATCtaattcaactaataaatataaatattgtaacTGCAATCGTAATTTGACACTATAGTTAAGTGGCCTTGGAGTTTGATGTGGGTGAGTTTTGGCCGTAGAATTGGAGTGTGGTATCAGTGATTAAGCTACACAGTGTTACACTGTAACAATGATACTAATTGTTAACCAACAAGTCATGTGCTATTGATGAAGGAAGGTTGTGTTAGGCCTCTGATGGCATGTTTCCTATTTCAATTTCAAAGAAGATGATTTTTCACGCTTTTGTGGTGACACAGTTTGGAACAGCCAGAAATGGTCTAACGAATAACGAATTATTATATAGATCAATTGAGTTGAGTGTGCGCAAAAATATCAAACTCTATCAATAAGTTATTTATTGGATTGCCTAAATTTGATGCTATTCGTTCATATTAGTAATACTAATGCAAATGTTGTCTAATAGTAATACTAATATATAACCGTTTTATTCAATGAGTTtgattactttttaaaataaaatttaatttaatttgggGATATACACTCTTATCTAAGATCAGTTGAAATCACtaattttattgaagatttatggtaatttttaCTAATAATCTACCAATTGAGAAATTATGAACTTAAAATTCAAGTCACAACATGAATGGGTCAATTCATTTATACCAACGGCAATTGATAATGAATTTAGATACTTACATGTTGTTgtgcttattttattttttatttttttatgtattgttTCTCATGATATTTATTATGcggtaataattttttaaagttgtgtATAGAAATGAATAAGAAATCATATTTGAACACCAATACACTCTATTATACACtgagataaaaataattgagagaTCCTTAATGTTgtaatagaaatagaaataaaataaagatttttttttcttttatattttccaCATTTTTATCTTCTCTGTGATTAAAATCACCAAAAAGTAAAAAACTTAAAGTTTAAaagattcaaattttaaaaaattattgtaataaaTAGATAACATATAGCTAAAAGtgtttaaaatatcaaataaatatataagctAATATATCAATTTTGCTATAAGAATACTTCAATTTACTTCAATGAAGGCGTCTAACTGTTTGTTATTGTTTTCTTCTTAACAAATTTGTTATTCTTAtattgtcatttataattttttcaatgaaAATTACTATTAACAAAACTAACATTTTCTATTCCTTCTTTCTAGTATTTGTAGTAGGACAACcctaaaaaaaaatgtagaaatATCACCTATATTTATTAGGCTGAATTTGTGAGGAATTTTGGTGGGGTCCATCCCTGTTATCTCCAATCCAACCATGatccataaaaataaataatggaataaaaaaaaaaagagtagtAATAATTAAGGAAGTGAAAACTAGGAGAGTGTGAAAAGGGAAGAGAGagaatctaaaataaaaaaaggtagCAAACATTTCTTCTTCTACATCTACACACACTAACAAGCACAACACATCAcaacacaaaaaagaaagaaagaaacttCAACTCATCAAAGCCTTCTCTTCCTCGTGACACAAATCACACAATTCACCgcttatttttctttcttctctctctctctctctctctctctctctctctctctctccacaCACTCTCTATCTCTTCATAAACCAGAACACAACGGACTTCGCCGGAACTATGACCGGCGGTGGATCGTCGGGGAGGTTACCAACGTGGAAGGAGAGAGAAAACAATaagagaagagagagaagaCGAAGAGCTATTGCTGCTAAGATCTATTCAGGACTTCGATCTCAAGGAAACTTCAAGCTTCCTAAACACTGTGACAACAACGAAGTCTTGAAAGCTCTTTGTGCTGAAGCTGGTTGGATCGTTGAAGAAGATGGCACTACCTATCGGAAGGTAATTTCCATGAATCTCAGATCTGATTCACTAAAATTTCAACTAGCTTactttttattatcaattttacTTGCTATATATCTTGATCTGCGTTAATTCATATGGtgtaaatttcaattaa
This region of Cicer arietinum cultivar CDC Frontier isolate Library 1 chromosome 8, Cicar.CDCFrontier_v2.0, whole genome shotgun sequence genomic DNA includes:
- the LOC101490771 gene encoding putative glycerol-3-phosphate transporter 2; this encodes MRLIRTSKHVPLSKSSFSNPTHSSPQTMKTTIQIYGVSLSLILINLAAIMERADENLLPSVYKEVSEAFNAGPSDLGYLTFIRNFVQGLSSPLAGILVINYDRPTILSTGIFCWALSTAAVSACHDFLQVAFWRAINGFGLAIVIPALQSFIADSYNDGMRGTGFGFLSLIGNVGGVGGGVLATVMAGQHYWGIEGWRCAFVMMATLSALIGILVLLYVDDPKKRISTTQDASESSERGDTIYNGNVSVTSTWMYSWAATKSVIKVKTFQIIVLQGIIGSLPWTAMVFFTMWFELIGFDNNTSATLLSLFAVGCAMGSFIGGSIADQLSQTYPYSGRIMCAQFSAFMGIPFSWFLLRVIPQSVTSFLTFSITLFFMGLTISWNATAANGPMFAEVVPVKHRTMIYAFDRAFEGSFSSVAAPLVGILSERMFGYNSKSVDPIKGSSAEALALSKGLLSMMAIPFGLCCLCYTPLYCIFKKDRENARIHAVKEEEMM